A single region of the Peromyscus eremicus chromosome 16_21, PerEre_H2_v1, whole genome shotgun sequence genome encodes:
- the Actr1b gene encoding beta-centractin — protein MESYDIIANQPVVIDNGSGVIKAGFAGDQIPKYCFPNYVGRPKHMRVMAGALEGDLFIGPKAEEHRGLLTIHYPMEHGVVRDWNDMERVWQYVYSKDQLQTFSEEHPVLLTEAPLNPSKNREKAAEVFFETFNVPALFISMQAVLSLYATGRTTGVVLDSGDGVTHAVPIYEGFAMPHSIMRVDIAGRDVSRYLRLLLRKEGADFHTSAEFEVVRTIKERACYLSINPQKDEALETEKVQYTLPDGSTLDVGPARFRAPELLFQPDLVGDESEGLHEVLAFAIHKSDMDLRRTLFSNIVLSGGSTLFKGFGDRLLSEVKKLAPKDVKIKISAPQERLYSTWIGGSILASLDTFKKMWVSKKEYEEDGSRAIHRKTF, from the exons ATGGAGTCCTACGACATCATCGCCAACCAGCCCGTGGTCATCGACAAT GGTTCCGGGGTGATCAAGGCTGGTTTTGCGGGAGACCAGATTCCTAAGTACTGTTTCCCAAACTA TGTCGGACGGCCCAAGCACATGCGGGTCATGGCCGGAGCCCTGGAGGGGGACCTTTTCATCGGACCGAAAGCAGAG GAGCACCGGGGGCTGCTGACCATCCACTACCCCATGGAGCACGGTGTGGTGCGAGACTGGAATGACATGGAGCGCGTCTGGCAGTACGTCTACTCTAAGGACCAGTTGCAGACCTTCTCTGAGGAG CATCCTGTCCTTCTAACGGAGGCCCCGCTGAACCCCAGTAAGAACCGGGAGAAGGCAGCAGAGGTGTTCTTTGAGACCTTCAATGTCCCCGCACTGTTTATCTCCATGCAGGCCGTGCTCAGCCT GTACGCAACAGGACGCACAACGGGAGTGGTTTTAGACTCGGGGGACGGGGTCACTCACGCTGTCCCCATCTATGAGGGCTTTGCCATGCCACACTCCATCATGCGGGTAGACATTGCGGGCCGTGACGTCTCTCGATATTTGAGGCTGCTGCTGCGCAAGGAAGGGGCCGACTTCCACACCTCGGCTGAGTTTGAGGTTGTCCGGACCATCAAAGAG CGAGCCTGCTACCTGTCCATCAACCCGCAGAAGGACGAAGCTCTAGAGACTGAGAAGGTGCAGTACACCCTTCCAGACGGCAGCACACTTGAC GTGGGGCCTGCACGCTTCCGGGCCCCTGAGCTGCTGTTCCAGCCAGACCTGGTGGGGGATGAGAGTGAGGGGCTCCATGAAGTGCTGGCCTTCGCCATCCACAAGTCTGACATGGACCTTCGCCGGACACTGTTCTCCAATATTGTGCTCTCAGGGGGCTCAACACTCTTTAAAG GCTTTGGAGACAGGTTACTAAGTGAAGTAAAGAAGCTCGCCCCAAAGGACGTTAAAATCAAG ATCTCAGCTCCTCAGGAACGGCTGTACTCCACATGGATCGG CGGCTCCATCCTCGCCTCCCTGGACACCTTCAAGAAGATGTGGGTATCCAAAAAGGAATATGAAGAAGATGGCTCCCGTGCGATTCATCGCAAAACCTTCTAA